In one window of Microplitis demolitor isolate Queensland-Clemson2020A chromosome 4, iyMicDemo2.1a, whole genome shotgun sequence DNA:
- the LOC103571652 gene encoding pterin-4-alpha-carbinolamine dehydratase, producing the protein MIVTSFQILQRNRGNSPLIRDFIRRNLTLDSCKQKKMAKLQLEERDTVLKPLLQKGWIVKNEKDAIYKEFCFKDFNQAFSFMTGIALRAEKMDHHPEWFNVYNKVNITLTSHDVNGLSHRDIKLAIFIEEVAKSTITV; encoded by the exons ATGATAGTTACATCCTTTCAAATTCTTCAACGAAATAGGGGAAACAGTCCGCTTATACGTGATTTCATTCGACGGAATTTAACTCTCGATagttgtaaacaaaaaaaaatg GCAAAGCTACAGTTAGAAGAACGAGACACTGTATTGAAACCATTATTACAGAAAGGTTGGatagttaaaaatgaaaaagatgcAATTTATAAAGAGTTTtgttttaaagattttaaCCAG GCATTTAGTTTCATGACTGGCATAGCACTTCGAGCAGAGAAAATGGATCATCATCCTGAATGGTTCAATGTTTACAATAAAGTGAACATTACTCTCACATCTCATGACGTCAATGGCTTATCTCACCGAGACATTAAACTTGCAATATTTATCGAAGAAGTGGCGAAATCTACTATAACTGtctaa
- the LOC103571653 gene encoding uncharacterized protein LOC103571653, which produces MKLNGTVSNVIIQPTKVQPIIVNFQNGKLRNTHATKMKCGLFYAEKCNKSVLGISNDHVVYKGHRPKNQSTYTMLAIHNKTTGKIRLIQAERWVVSPTIKNQLVYDENIEDDQNNLLNTQFGTKKVKRRTMQYGKMKISVDAVKDQLTETVAHVEIDKNDLKVEPIEDKLTSLPPCNRKAASAEEVYNLNDIIPVEILTLICEKYDDILQSDGNRKSRFYVDILKSLDRDTQKKKKMAILEFINGISKWLSMSVREAKRRSSEICVIPEVSFYIIDTYSMISASGRIRPMSMRDKAIIHSIILALMVNDYKLDLDSFNEHMTCRLSIKKLTELTRVIGAVPNKDNKQRVSLKVPLPNVTNVVKRMIKR; this is translated from the exons ATGAAACTGAATGGGACTGTTTCTAATGTCATAATTCAACCTACTAAAGTTCAACCGATCATTG tgaattttcaaaatggtAAATTAAGAAATACTCATGCAACAAAAATGAAGTGCGGCTTATTTTACGCTGAAAAATGTAACAAATCAGTGTTGGGAATCTCAAATGATCATGTTGTTTACAAAGGGCATCGTCCAAAGAATCAATCAACTTACACAATGTTAGCAATCCATAATAAAACAACAGGTAAAATTAGATTGATTCAAGCTGAACGATGGGTAGTATCTCCTACTATTAAAAATCAACTAGTATACGATGAGAATATCGAAGATGACCagaataatttacttaacacACAGTTCggtacaaaaaaagttaaacgacGAACTATGCAATatggaaaaatgaaaatcagTGTAGATGCAGTTAAAGACCAACTTACGGAAACTGTTGCAC ATGTAGAAAtcgataaaaatgatttgaaagtTGAACCAATTGAAGATAAACTTACTAGCTTACCACCATGTAATAGAAAAGCAGCCTCGGCTGAAGAAGTTTATAACTTAAATGACATTATTCCCGTTGAAATACTTACACTGATCTGTGAGAAATATGATGATATATTACAAAGTGATGGAAACAG gAAATCACGATTTTATGTTGATATTCTTAAATCACTGGATCGTGATactcaaaaaaagaaaaaaatggccATACTAGAATTTATCAATGGCATTTCGAAATGGTTAAGTATGAGCGTTAGAGAAGCCAAAAGAAGAAGCTCTGAAATTTGCGTAATCCCAGAAGTCAGTTTTTATATCATCGACACTTACAGTATGATCAGCGCGAGTGGAAG aatacGCCCAATGAGTATGCGAGACAAAGCCATAATACACAGCATCATTTTAGCTTTGATGGTGAACGACTATAAACTGGATTTAGACTCTTTTAATGAACATATGACTTGTCGtttaagcataaaaaaattaacagagTTAACTAGAGTTATTGGAGCTGTTCCAAACAAAGACAATAAACAACGAGTTTCATTAAAAGTTCCGTTACCTAATGTAACTAATGTAGTCAAAAGAATGATAAAAAGATGa